A genomic stretch from Lathyrus oleraceus cultivar Zhongwan6 chromosome 2, CAAS_Psat_ZW6_1.0, whole genome shotgun sequence includes:
- the LOC127120375 gene encoding cyclin-dependent kinase inhibitor 7, producing MVMAQVGVRTRARAALAMEATSSPPRTTKRRKINRTENRKFSTVKPKIATVRPETVTEKHSSGSTSDEEFPASCCSSNGSVELDEERIKSLDLEVESAQGETSTCNCDEEIERREMSRSSEFRGNSHELESMETNSRRPISSPKKTPTEYELEEFFAAAEKDIQKKFQEKYNYDILKDVPLEGRYEWVQLKP from the exons ATGGTGATGGCTCAGGTAGGTGTCAGAACACGAGCTCGAGCCGCATTAGCCATGGAAGCCACAAGTTCACCTCCACGAACTACAAAGAGAAGAAAGATCAACAGAACCGAAAACCGTAAATTCTCAACCGTCAAACCGAAGATAGCGACGGTTAGGCCGGAAACGGTAACGGAGAAACATTCCTCCGGTTCTACCTCCGATGAAGAATTTCCGGCATCGTGTTGTTCAAGCAACGGATCCGTTGAACTCGATGAAGAAAGGATCAAATCGTTAGATCTGGAG GTGGAGAGCGCGCAAGGTGAAACGTCGACGTGCAATTGCGATGAAGAAATTGAGAG GAGAGAGATGAGTCGTTCAAGCGAGTTTCGAGGAAATTCTCACGAGCTTGAGTCAATGGAGACCAATTCTCGCCGTCCGATTTCATCTCCCAAAAAGACGCCAACGGAATACGAGCTTGAGGAATTTTTCGCTGCTGCTGAGAAAGACATTCagaaaaaatttcaagaaaa GTATAATTATGATATTCTGAAGGACGTTCCGTTGGAAGGACGCTACGAGTGGGTTCAGTTGAAGCCATGA